A DNA window from Comamonas sp. 26 contains the following coding sequences:
- the dsbG gene encoding thiol:disulfide interchange protein DsbG yields the protein MPRQLPSFLSKLRQSSPLLIPIAAAAAATLVAVAYAHDAIASTKTSDKPEITSTAGELPSAHFLAEQGLTIAGPMPSAGGLKAWAAYRDQQPIPIYRLPDGKHWVIGTVIDAQGKDVNAKTLQSAVQKPMGQQLWSDLEGTHWIGDGKPDAPQIAYVFTDPNCPYCNQLWRDARPMVQSGQLQLRHILVGILRPSSQGKAAAILAAKSPEQALASHALAYADASGKNPDTLGIAPLQRIPLSARDALVNNVSLMNSMGLRATPATIWKNAQGLVQTRTGMPPGLLNSVMGTTAP from the coding sequence GTGCCCCGCCAGTTGCCCAGCTTCCTGTCCAAGCTTCGCCAGTCATCCCCCCTGCTGATTCCTATTGCCGCAGCCGCTGCCGCCACGCTGGTCGCCGTGGCCTATGCACATGACGCCATCGCCTCGACGAAGACGAGCGATAAACCAGAGATCACCAGCACCGCGGGCGAGCTGCCTTCGGCGCACTTTCTGGCCGAGCAAGGCCTGACCATCGCCGGCCCCATGCCATCTGCCGGTGGTCTCAAGGCATGGGCGGCCTACCGCGACCAGCAGCCCATTCCCATCTACCGCCTGCCCGACGGCAAGCACTGGGTGATAGGCACAGTCATTGATGCGCAGGGCAAGGACGTCAACGCCAAGACATTGCAGAGCGCCGTGCAAAAGCCCATGGGCCAGCAACTGTGGAGTGATCTGGAGGGCACGCACTGGATTGGCGACGGCAAGCCCGACGCACCGCAGATTGCCTATGTCTTCACCGACCCCAACTGCCCCTACTGCAACCAGCTGTGGCGCGACGCGCGGCCTATGGTGCAATCAGGCCAGCTGCAGCTGCGCCATATTCTGGTGGGCATACTGCGCCCCAGCAGCCAGGGCAAGGCCGCCGCCATTCTGGCCGCGAAATCCCCCGAGCAAGCACTGGCCAGCCATGCGCTGGCCTATGCCGATGCCAGCGGCAAGAACCCCGACACACTGGGCATTGCGCCCCTGCAACGCATTCCCCTGTCTGCCCGTGATGCGCTGGTCAACAATGTCTCACTGATGAACAGCATGGGTCTGCGCGCCACACCCGCAACCATCTGGAAAAACGCACAGGGACTGGTACAGACGCGCACCGGCATGCCGCCCGGGCTGCTGAACAGTGTGATGGGCACAACCGCACCATAA
- a CDS encoding prolipoprotein diacylglyceryl transferase family protein — protein MRPRLSAATALLSALLLTGAAALAQPLSIPSLNSQADSAQTDVLNAEQAFILLPPALSAIKTEDKTEDKQLTLNWQIAPGYYLYRDQIRISDAQGQSLNANIPQGEALTDAFFGQVQVFHQQLTVQAALPTRAEQWPLQLQWQGCAEIGVCYQPQQASVTAQQLRLSLDTEPENMAPASAPPQSATHWLALPPSVLLGPVALPTMALIVFMALFASQWWARRQQLRSGQPVESALLQATIAGLLGARLAYVAQWWPEYWGESTADHLSGLLRMLDIRDGGWNLWAGVLAALLWALWRTRKQAALRRGSLQALALGALIVIAGYTMRTWPATQNMALPSTPFVNAAAQTLDLSSYKGQPLVINLWASWCPPCKREMPVLAQAQKEHPGVRFIWINQGEDATKVMRYLQTMPLPAAQVLLDPQQLASQHWQQRGLPSTYFYDASGQLKGMRMGELSRASLAEQLRVIAPREHSPDKQ, from the coding sequence ATGCGTCCACGCCTTTCCGCCGCCACCGCCCTGCTTTCAGCTCTGTTGCTGACCGGGGCTGCTGCATTGGCTCAGCCTTTGAGCATTCCTAGCCTCAATAGCCAGGCAGACAGCGCGCAGACCGATGTTTTGAATGCGGAGCAGGCTTTCATCCTTTTGCCACCTGCGCTCAGCGCTATCAAAACCGAAGATAAAACAGAAGACAAGCAGCTCACCCTCAACTGGCAGATTGCGCCCGGCTACTACCTTTACCGCGATCAGATTCGCATCAGCGATGCGCAGGGCCAGAGCCTGAATGCCAACATTCCACAAGGCGAAGCACTGACGGATGCCTTTTTTGGCCAGGTGCAGGTTTTTCACCAACAGCTCACAGTGCAGGCAGCCTTGCCTACCCGAGCAGAACAATGGCCGCTGCAGCTGCAATGGCAGGGCTGCGCGGAAATTGGCGTGTGCTACCAGCCGCAGCAAGCCAGCGTGACTGCGCAGCAACTGCGCTTGAGCTTGGATACCGAACCCGAAAACATGGCCCCCGCCAGCGCCCCACCGCAATCCGCCACACATTGGCTGGCTCTGCCCCCTAGCGTTTTGCTAGGCCCGGTCGCCCTGCCCACCATGGCGCTGATTGTGTTTATGGCCTTGTTTGCCAGCCAGTGGTGGGCCAGACGCCAGCAACTGCGCAGTGGCCAGCCGGTGGAATCGGCCCTGCTGCAGGCCACGATTGCCGGTTTGCTGGGCGCGCGACTGGCCTATGTGGCGCAGTGGTGGCCCGAGTACTGGGGTGAAAGCACGGCCGATCACCTGAGTGGCCTGCTGCGCATGCTCGATATCCGCGATGGCGGCTGGAATCTCTGGGCCGGCGTGCTTGCCGCCCTACTCTGGGCACTGTGGCGCACCCGCAAGCAAGCCGCTTTGCGCCGCGGCAGCTTGCAGGCGCTGGCTTTGGGCGCTCTGATAGTGATAGCTGGATACACAATGCGTACCTGGCCTGCCACTCAAAACATGGCCTTGCCCAGCACGCCTTTTGTGAATGCCGCCGCGCAGACCCTGGATTTGAGCAGTTACAAAGGTCAGCCCCTGGTCATCAACCTCTGGGCCAGCTGGTGCCCGCCCTGCAAACGCGAGATGCCGGTGCTGGCGCAGGCCCAGAAAGAGCACCCCGGCGTGCGCTTTATCTGGATCAATCAGGGCGAAGACGCTACCAAAGTCATGCGCTACTTGCAGACCATGCCCTTGCCAGCCGCCCAGGTGCTGCTGGACCCGCAGCAGCTCGCCAGCCAGCACTGGCAGCAGCGCGGTCTGCCCTCGACGTATTTTTATGACGCCAGCGGGCAGCTCAAAGGCATGCGCATGGGCGAGCTATCTCGCGCCAGCCTTGCCGAGCAGCTACGAGTCATAGCGCCCCGCGAACATAGCCCTGATAAGCAATAA
- a CDS encoding response regulator, which translates to MHVLLVEDNALVASGVKAGLQLQGFGVDVVGCASQADAAIKSSHFDVCVLDLGLPDEDGLHLLARWRSQGLELPVLVLTARDAVGQRIEGLQTGADDYLVKPFDLHELAARLHALLRRAAGRSVDWIVLGDVKVDLAAGQAVREGQAVDLSRREWALLRALLQSPGRVLNLEQLRDSLYGYSLDVESNAVNVHVHHLRRKLGTDIVETVRGVGFRLGRIQGGN; encoded by the coding sequence ATGCATGTGCTGTTAGTGGAAGATAACGCTTTGGTCGCCAGCGGGGTCAAGGCGGGCCTGCAGTTACAGGGCTTTGGTGTCGATGTGGTGGGCTGCGCCAGTCAGGCAGATGCGGCCATCAAATCATCGCACTTTGATGTGTGTGTGCTGGACCTGGGCCTGCCCGACGAGGACGGCCTGCACCTGCTGGCGCGCTGGCGCAGTCAGGGCCTTGAGCTGCCCGTGCTGGTACTGACCGCACGCGATGCGGTGGGTCAGCGCATTGAAGGTCTGCAAACGGGTGCAGACGATTATTTGGTCAAACCCTTTGATCTGCATGAGCTGGCTGCACGCCTGCATGCGCTGCTGCGCCGTGCGGCGGGCCGGTCTGTGGACTGGATTGTGCTGGGCGATGTCAAGGTCGATCTGGCTGCCGGGCAGGCTGTGCGTGAGGGGCAGGCGGTCGATTTGTCGCGCCGCGAATGGGCTTTGCTGCGGGCGCTGCTGCAGTCGCCGGGCCGCGTGCTCAATCTGGAGCAACTGCGCGACAGCCTCTATGGCTACAGTCTTGATGTGGAGAGCAATGCCGTGAATGTGCATGTGCATCATCTGCGCCGCAAGCTGGGTACGGACATTGTGGAGACGGTGCGCGGCGTGGGCTTTCGCCTGGGGCGCATTCAAGGCGGTAACTGA
- a CDS encoding ATP-binding protein: MRSLRVRLLVWLCLALCTLWGGVATWMFTGMRHELRSVLDDRLIASARMVAGIVHQFKPQNASPEDWGPMLNVVARDGVACEVSMIRSEVHTAPSPAAISTEAPNTETVHTEDGTAMPAALIPASPLALPRSNVGGHAGDRAGDKLGDKAQPVQMPEAAEPDDSQVLARTAGAPSFQAPLPLGFSTVIKGGRPWRTYVLEDHGVRIATADRIDVREGLIYGFAYTIILPFLLALLASMVLMWWGVTRGLRPLESLRQELSLRPPGDDSPVAQGRQVKELAPLVQTINHLLQRVHSALERERRWTDDAAHELRTPLTAVKTHVQVAQMAVASVGAQTMQWQMTHDALEQAGEGVVHLQHTLEQLLLLARLDCQPAGDEADEGSDTGRMVCGSEPACAWEALEKAWSLAATAIPSGQQRLRWLPGQVQGDARLEDLRVVVPQPLLISALRNLIENALRYGQVAGQDQADFPVSLGMRYLKHLKRSFKQLPVDADGLADTALPRPARIAGYVEFIVLDQGPGLSREDCALATQRFWRKQHQAHGSGLGLAIVQRIAQCSGGVLELQPLAQWLQQGDASDWFSGASMPSAASAAPTGLVVRLYLPVVACNAGLDKGMDTP; the protein is encoded by the coding sequence ATGCGTAGTTTGCGGGTTCGACTGCTGGTCTGGCTGTGTCTGGCGCTGTGTACGCTCTGGGGCGGTGTCGCTACCTGGATGTTTACCGGCATGCGCCACGAGCTGCGCTCGGTGCTGGATGACAGACTGATTGCATCGGCCCGCATGGTGGCGGGCATCGTCCACCAGTTCAAACCGCAAAACGCCAGCCCTGAAGACTGGGGGCCCATGCTCAACGTGGTCGCGCGGGATGGCGTGGCCTGTGAGGTCAGCATGATTCGCAGTGAAGTGCATACAGCACCTTCGCCAGCAGCTATCAGTACTGAAGCACCTAATACTGAGACGGTTCATACGGAAGATGGCACGGCAATGCCTGCGGCGCTGATTCCGGCGTCTCCGCTGGCGTTGCCGCGCAGCAATGTGGGTGGTCATGCTGGAGACAGGGCCGGAGATAAGCTTGGAGACAAGGCGCAGCCCGTGCAGATGCCGGAAGCGGCCGAACCCGATGATTCGCAGGTACTGGCTCGCACGGCCGGTGCGCCCAGCTTTCAGGCACCGCTGCCGCTGGGCTTTTCTACCGTCATCAAAGGAGGGCGCCCGTGGCGCACCTATGTGCTGGAAGATCACGGTGTGCGCATTGCCACGGCTGACCGCATTGATGTGCGCGAGGGGCTGATCTACGGCTTTGCCTACACCATAATCCTGCCCTTTTTGCTGGCGCTGCTGGCCAGCATGGTGCTGATGTGGTGGGGGGTGACGCGGGGCCTGCGGCCACTGGAGTCGCTGCGCCAAGAACTCAGCCTGCGCCCGCCCGGCGATGATTCGCCCGTGGCGCAAGGCCGTCAGGTCAAAGAACTGGCGCCGCTGGTGCAGACCATTAATCATTTGCTGCAGCGCGTGCACAGCGCGCTGGAGCGCGAGCGCCGCTGGACGGATGATGCCGCCCATGAGCTACGCACGCCGCTGACGGCGGTTAAGACCCATGTGCAAGTTGCTCAGATGGCCGTGGCCAGCGTGGGCGCGCAGACCATGCAATGGCAGATGACCCATGATGCGCTGGAACAGGCAGGTGAGGGCGTGGTGCATTTGCAGCACACGCTGGAGCAGTTGCTGCTGCTGGCGCGACTCGATTGCCAACCTGCGGGTGACGAGGCCGATGAAGGCAGCGACACAGGTCGCATGGTCTGCGGCTCTGAGCCTGCCTGCGCCTGGGAGGCGCTGGAGAAAGCCTGGAGTCTGGCCGCTACGGCCATTCCCTCGGGTCAGCAGCGTCTGCGCTGGCTGCCAGGGCAGGTGCAGGGCGACGCTCGGCTGGAGGATTTGCGGGTGGTTGTGCCCCAGCCTCTGCTGATTTCGGCACTGCGCAATCTGATCGAAAATGCCTTGCGCTATGGGCAGGTGGCGGGGCAGGATCAGGCGGATTTCCCCGTGTCGTTGGGTATGCGCTATCTCAAGCATCTCAAGCGTTCTTTCAAGCAACTGCCGGTAGATGCTGATGGCTTAGCGGATACGGCTTTGCCAAGGCCTGCGCGCATTGCGGGATATGTGGAATTCATCGTGCTCGATCAAGGACCGGGTTTGAGCCGCGAGGATTGCGCCCTAGCCACACAGCGCTTCTGGCGCAAGCAGCATCAGGCGCATGGCAGCGGGCTGGGGCTGGCCATTGTTCAGCGCATTGCCCAGTGCAGCGGTGGTGTCCTGGAGCTGCAGCCACTGGCGCAGTGGCTGCAGCAAGGTGATGCGAGCGACTGGTTTTCTGGTGCCTCTATGCCATCTGCTGCATCTGCAGCTCCAACAGGGCTGGTGGTGCGGCTTTACCTGCCGGTCGTGGCCTGCAATGCAGGGCTTGATAAGGGTATGGATACACCCTGA
- a CDS encoding c-type cytochrome: MNRLNTKTLPRSWVAVGISMLMATSAWAQEPAAAKAALNGNATAGAKIAQSGSAGGAAACATCHGAKGEGQAGFPALAGQHPGYLERQLNQLAAGARQSAVMASMAKALSEQERADVAAYYATLPLPIKAVRGALPGKNDDSGAWLVERGRWADGIPACAQCHGPGGVGVGKDFPAIGHLSADYMQSQIDAWNKGQREAGPLGLMGAVAKKLSADDVKAVAAYYQRLHNPAAAAPAAPAKP, encoded by the coding sequence ATGAATCGCTTGAACACTAAGACTCTGCCCCGGTCGTGGGTGGCTGTTGGCATTTCCATGCTGATGGCGACTAGCGCCTGGGCGCAAGAACCTGCCGCCGCCAAGGCCGCATTGAATGGCAATGCCACGGCTGGCGCAAAGATTGCACAGTCCGGCTCCGCAGGTGGCGCAGCCGCCTGTGCCACTTGCCACGGCGCCAAGGGAGAAGGTCAGGCCGGCTTTCCCGCGCTGGCAGGTCAGCACCCCGGCTATCTGGAGCGCCAGCTGAACCAGCTGGCCGCAGGTGCACGTCAATCTGCCGTCATGGCCTCCATGGCCAAGGCCTTGAGCGAGCAAGAGCGCGCTGACGTAGCGGCTTATTACGCCACCCTGCCATTGCCCATCAAGGCGGTGCGCGGTGCTTTGCCTGGCAAGAATGACGATAGCGGCGCATGGCTGGTCGAGCGCGGTCGCTGGGCTGATGGCATTCCTGCCTGCGCACAGTGCCATGGCCCCGGTGGCGTGGGTGTGGGCAAGGATTTCCCGGCCATTGGTCACCTGTCTGCCGACTATATGCAGAGCCAGATCGACGCCTGGAACAAGGGCCAGCGCGAAGCCGGCCCTCTGGGCCTGATGGGCGCTGTTGCCAAGAAGCTGTCGGCGGATGACGTCAAGGCTGTCGCTGCGTACTACCAGCGTCTGCATAATCCAGCCGCTGCTGCGCCTGCAGCACCCGCCAAACCTTAA
- a CDS encoding c-type cytochrome, producing MSEQQKTASKSSNLAEYAVVACMFAGLGGALWYGMSVSSPKKAEEPAKVAAPAADAKAVAVVAKPGAFTPPGETDMPEGPMGEWIRRGEAIFTRTPTNAVGFSGNPLSCTNCHLDAGRLKGAAPMWGAYPMYPAYRKKTDHVDTFAERVRGCFMYSMNGKAPDDGHDVLVALESYAYWMAQKAPTGEKLPGAGFKKAGEPQEKPTYEAGAKVYEAKCALCHSADGKGQFVGDVAVFPPLWGKDSYNWGAGMHDIDKAANFIKNNMPYGNATLSDQEAWDVATFINSQERGQDPRFNGNLQATAEQHHGKFSMYGKEVNGKVLKGL from the coding sequence ATGTCGGAACAACAAAAAACGGCTTCCAAAAGCTCCAATCTTGCTGAATACGCCGTGGTGGCGTGCATGTTCGCTGGCCTGGGCGGTGCGCTCTGGTATGGCATGAGCGTGAGCAGCCCCAAAAAGGCTGAGGAGCCTGCCAAGGTTGCTGCGCCTGCGGCAGATGCCAAGGCTGTGGCCGTGGTGGCCAAGCCCGGAGCGTTCACTCCCCCAGGCGAAACAGACATGCCTGAAGGCCCCATGGGTGAGTGGATTCGCCGTGGCGAAGCCATCTTCACACGCACGCCTACCAATGCCGTGGGCTTCTCGGGCAACCCCCTGAGCTGCACCAACTGCCACCTGGATGCCGGTCGCCTCAAGGGCGCTGCTCCCATGTGGGGCGCATACCCCATGTACCCGGCCTATCGCAAGAAGACCGACCACGTAGACACCTTTGCCGAACGCGTGCGTGGCTGCTTCATGTACTCCATGAATGGCAAAGCACCGGATGACGGCCATGACGTGCTGGTGGCGCTGGAGTCTTACGCTTACTGGATGGCTCAAAAGGCCCCCACTGGCGAAAAGCTGCCCGGTGCAGGCTTTAAAAAGGCGGGCGAGCCCCAGGAAAAGCCCACGTACGAAGCCGGTGCCAAGGTTTATGAAGCCAAGTGCGCGCTGTGCCACAGCGCGGACGGCAAGGGCCAGTTTGTCGGCGATGTCGCCGTGTTCCCGCCGCTGTGGGGCAAGGATTCCTATAACTGGGGCGCTGGCATGCACGACATCGACAAGGCTGCCAACTTCATCAAGAACAACATGCCCTACGGCAATGCGACGCTGAGCGATCAGGAAGCCTGGGACGTGGCAACCTTCATCAACAGCCAGGAACGAGGTCAAGACCCCCGCTTCAATGGCAACTTGCAGGCCACAGCTGAACAGCACCATGGCAAGTTCTCCATGTACGGCAAGGAAGTGAATGGCAAGGTGCTCAAGGGTCTGTAA
- the cyoE gene encoding heme o synthase produces MSQSEALLDNTSRVSQFYALTKPRVVQLIVFCALIGMVLAVPGWPTAAQWVHMGVACIGIWLVAAAAAAFNCLVERHIDAKMKRTAWRPTARGELSSQQALAFSAILCMLGATILWVWTNSLTMWLTLATFVGYAVIYTVVLKPATPQNIVIGGASGAMPPVLGWAAMTGNVGPEALILFLIIFLWTPPHFWALALYRVEDYRQSGLPMLPVTHGSEYTRLQILLYTVVLFAAGLLPFMYGMSSWLYLFAAVVLGAGFIGYAVALYRNYSDELSRRTFRFSLIHLSLLFLALLVDHYLFMA; encoded by the coding sequence ATGAGTCAAAGTGAAGCCTTGTTGGACAACACCTCGCGAGTCAGCCAGTTCTATGCGCTGACCAAGCCGCGCGTGGTGCAACTGATTGTTTTTTGCGCGCTGATCGGCATGGTGCTGGCCGTTCCCGGCTGGCCGACTGCCGCCCAATGGGTGCATATGGGTGTGGCCTGCATCGGCATCTGGCTGGTGGCCGCTGCCGCTGCCGCCTTTAACTGCCTGGTAGAGCGCCATATTGATGCCAAGATGAAGCGCACCGCCTGGCGCCCCACAGCGCGTGGCGAGTTGTCCAGCCAGCAGGCACTGGCCTTCTCGGCCATTCTTTGCATGCTTGGAGCGACGATTCTCTGGGTCTGGACCAATTCGCTGACCATGTGGCTGACACTGGCCACCTTTGTCGGCTACGCCGTGATCTACACCGTGGTGCTCAAGCCTGCAACGCCGCAAAACATTGTGATTGGCGGTGCATCGGGCGCGATGCCTCCTGTGCTGGGCTGGGCCGCGATGACCGGCAATGTGGGCCCCGAGGCGCTGATTCTGTTCCTCATCATCTTCCTGTGGACCCCGCCGCACTTCTGGGCGCTGGCCCTGTACCGGGTGGAAGACTACCGCCAGTCCGGCCTGCCCATGCTGCCCGTGACCCATGGCAGCGAATACACGCGCCTGCAGATTCTGCTCTACACCGTGGTGCTGTTTGCCGCAGGTCTGCTGCCCTTTATGTATGGCATGAGCAGCTGGCTGTATCTGTTTGCCGCCGTGGTTCTGGGCGCTGGTTTTATAGGCTACGCCGTGGCTCTGTACCGCAACTATTCGGATGAGCTGTCGCGCCGTACCTTCCGCTTTTCACTGATTCACCTGAGCCTGCTTTTTCTGGCTCTGCTCGTCGATCATTACTTATTCATGGCTTGA
- a CDS encoding heme A synthase: protein MTEQQLYDLAPALELMAFGLVLALGPLCWVWWRNRGTGPSKRLQALCVLTLFLTFDLVLFGAFTRLTDSGLGCPDWPGCYGSSSPLAAHAQISEAQAAMPTGPVTHGKAWVEMIHRYLATTVGVLIIAMTVLSWKQARAARHAGQPEAAQGALNPWWPTVTLVWVCIQGAFGALTVTMKLFPAIVTLHLLGGTGLLALLAIPASALSMKQAGQTPAFIAKGLRTALWLCLALLVIQVSLGGWVSTNYAVLACTTFPNCQGSWWPAMNFGEALQIWRPLGLLKDGSNISFEALTAIHYTHRLAAYVVVAALAGLWWAMRRALALAKQRRLLGFFVVLQVLTGLSNVVLDWPLVAAVLHTGGAAALVTIVVWSLAVTRTDAVTATRPEMTRRPA from the coding sequence GTGACTGAACAGCAGTTGTATGACCTGGCTCCGGCGCTGGAGTTGATGGCGTTTGGCCTGGTTCTGGCACTCGGCCCGCTGTGCTGGGTGTGGTGGCGTAATCGCGGCACGGGGCCTAGCAAGCGGCTGCAGGCGCTTTGTGTGCTGACGCTGTTTCTGACTTTTGATCTGGTGTTGTTTGGTGCCTTCACGCGTTTGACGGATTCCGGTCTGGGCTGCCCTGACTGGCCCGGCTGCTACGGCAGCTCAAGCCCTCTTGCGGCCCATGCACAGATTTCCGAGGCGCAAGCCGCCATGCCGACTGGCCCTGTCACCCACGGCAAAGCCTGGGTGGAGATGATTCACCGCTATCTGGCGACCACCGTGGGCGTGCTCATCATTGCGATGACCGTGTTGTCTTGGAAGCAAGCCCGAGCCGCTCGTCATGCAGGCCAACCCGAAGCCGCACAGGGTGCCTTGAACCCCTGGTGGCCAACAGTGACACTGGTCTGGGTCTGCATACAAGGCGCTTTTGGCGCGCTGACAGTGACGATGAAGCTGTTTCCGGCCATTGTCACGCTGCACCTGCTGGGCGGAACAGGCCTGCTGGCATTACTGGCTATTCCGGCTTCGGCCTTGAGCATGAAGCAAGCGGGCCAGACACCGGCCTTCATTGCCAAGGGCTTACGTACCGCGCTCTGGCTGTGCCTAGCTTTGCTGGTGATTCAGGTCAGTCTGGGCGGCTGGGTCAGCACCAATTACGCCGTGCTGGCATGCACGACCTTCCCCAACTGCCAGGGAAGCTGGTGGCCTGCCATGAATTTTGGCGAGGCGCTGCAGATCTGGCGCCCGCTGGGTCTGCTCAAAGATGGCAGCAACATCAGCTTTGAAGCGCTTACCGCCATTCACTACACCCACCGCCTGGCGGCTTATGTGGTGGTGGCAGCCCTTGCGGGCCTGTGGTGGGCAATGCGCCGCGCACTGGCACTGGCCAAGCAGCGCCGCCTGCTGGGCTTTTTTGTAGTGCTACAAGTTTTAACGGGTCTGTCCAACGTGGTCTTGGACTGGCCCCTGGTTGCGGCCGTGCTTCACACTGGTGGAGCCGCGGCCCTGGTAACGATTGTGGTCTGGAGTCTGGCTGTGACGCGCACTGATGCCGTTACCGCCACCCGACCTGAAATGACGCGCCGCCCTGCCTGA
- a CDS encoding AlpA family transcriptional regulator, which produces MKLIDRKALCAKVPLSDRWILKLESIGRFPKRIVLSPRRVAWDEAEIDAWIESRRQANEKAAAPLASASIRMASGMVSTAIAEL; this is translated from the coding sequence ATGAAATTGATAGACCGCAAGGCGCTTTGCGCTAAAGTTCCTTTGTCTGATCGCTGGATTCTGAAACTGGAATCCATTGGCCGGTTTCCCAAACGCATCGTGCTTTCGCCACGTCGCGTGGCATGGGATGAAGCCGAGATCGATGCCTGGATCGAGTCCCGACGCCAGGCGAATGAAAAGGCCGCTGCGCCTCTCGCCAGTGCATCTATTCGCATGGCATCTGGGATGGTATCTACAGCCATCGCCGAGCTGTAA
- the infA gene encoding translation initiation factor IF-1: MAKEELIEMPGRVDEVLPDSRFRITLENGHQLIAYSGGKMRKHRIRVLAGDKVTVEMSPYDLNKGRVTFRHLAPRTGAAPAFKRRR, translated from the coding sequence TTGGCTAAAGAAGAACTAATCGAGATGCCCGGTCGCGTTGATGAAGTCCTGCCAGATTCGCGCTTTCGCATAACTCTGGAAAACGGCCATCAGCTCATTGCCTACAGCGGCGGAAAGATGCGCAAGCACCGCATCCGCGTGCTGGCTGGCGACAAAGTGACCGTAGAAATGTCTCCCTACGACCTCAACAAAGGGCGAGTGACTTTCCGTCATCTTGCTCCTCGCACTGGCGCGGCACCGGCCTTCAAGCGCCGCCGCTAA
- a CDS encoding RNA-binding protein — MQSNLYVTNLSYNVDGDALRTHFGSCGDVVAADIIMDRETGRSRGFGFVEMSNPEQAQKAIETLHDQPLGGRALGVALARPRK; from the coding sequence ATGCAATCCAATCTTTATGTGACCAATCTCAGCTACAACGTTGACGGTGATGCCCTGCGCACACATTTCGGCAGCTGCGGCGATGTCGTCGCTGCTGACATCATCATGGACCGTGAAACTGGACGCTCGCGCGGCTTCGGCTTCGTGGAAATGAGCAATCCGGAGCAGGCACAAAAGGCTATCGAAACGCTGCATGACCAGCCGCTCGGCGGCCGCGCTCTGGGAGTGGCCCTGGCCCGTCCACGCAAATAA
- a CDS encoding Bro-N domain-containing protein, translating into MADITPFNFGVFPVRVISHDNQQWFAAADVCAALGIKNHRDSLMHLDEDEKGVVSSDTLGGLQNISVVNESGLYALVLRSRKPEARKFAKWVTSEVLPSIRQTGGYAKQPDTRRTEHARQLAHAATLQVYQAVFDAAMQGDEPAHFTRLLLSFTQGPGDALAPYVKPMEAGAMLMTLPQLTQAIRTDLMLSDATLARLAAACTQRMAERTEYEARRRESGAPTAAQSQPAQQGRLQLR; encoded by the coding sequence ATGGCTGACATCACCCCCTTTAACTTCGGCGTTTTTCCCGTTCGCGTTATCAGTCACGACAATCAGCAATGGTTCGCAGCCGCTGATGTTTGTGCAGCTCTAGGCATCAAAAACCACCGCGACTCGCTGATGCATCTTGATGAAGACGAAAAGGGTGTCGTTTCAAGCGACACCCTTGGTGGCCTTCAAAACATCAGCGTCGTTAACGAATCCGGCCTCTACGCCCTTGTCCTGCGCAGCCGCAAGCCCGAGGCGCGCAAGTTTGCCAAGTGGGTGACCAGCGAGGTGCTGCCCAGCATTCGCCAGACCGGCGGCTATGCCAAACAGCCCGACACCCGCCGCACGGAGCACGCGCGCCAGCTGGCCCACGCGGCCACGCTACAGGTTTATCAGGCCGTGTTTGATGCCGCAATGCAGGGTGACGAACCTGCTCACTTCACCCGCCTGCTACTGTCTTTCACCCAAGGGCCGGGCGATGCACTCGCCCCTTATGTGAAGCCGATGGAGGCCGGTGCCATGCTGATGACGCTGCCCCAGCTGACCCAGGCCATTCGCACGGATTTGATGCTGAGCGATGCCACGCTGGCCAGACTGGCTGCGGCCTGCACCCAGCGCATGGCCGAGCGCACCGAATATGAAGCACGCAGGCGCGAAAGCGGCGCGCCAACTGCTGCGCAAAGCCAGCCAGCGCAACAAGGCCGTTTGCAGCTGCGGTAA